The genome window GCTTGTGGAGAAGTACGACTGGGATCCGGTGGAGGCGAAGAAGTTCTCGGACTTTTTGCTACCCATGCTCGAGTATAATCCGGTCATAAGGGCGTCGGCAGCGGAGTGTCTGCAGCATCCCTGGTTGGAGCAGGAGGAGTTCGTCTAGCACACTCAAGCATTAATATAACCGTACTCATATTTGTAGGCTTTTATATTCGAAAAGAGATGATTGTCATAGAGGAACTAATATTACGATACGAAATATTATGCTAAATTAGCGTTAAGCGTTAACCAGaatgcaaaaccaaaaaatatacacaggaaaattcaaaaagaatGCAATAATATACACAGAGGAAATTTGTGTTAAAATTTCCGCATAATATGATGGCGGAAAGGAAGCGGAAAATGAGTTTTCGAAgctttttttcatttgacaCGATTTTTGTACTCGAGAGCTTTAAACAAGTTTAGCAACATTgcgattttaattaatttaataacaaaggaacaacataaacaaaaacaaatatgaattttCTATGCTTTCCCCTTGAATTTcgtgattttttttatatattgagaaaacaaacaaaataaaacaaaacaaaagacaatgACGACAATTTGTAAGTCAACAGATGCCtaaactgactgactgattgcaaaaaaaacaaaacaaaatgaaacaacaacaaaagtgaGAATggaattaacaaaattaagaaatcaACATTTTCACAGAACAAAACTCAATCTAATAAAAGAATCATAATAATTAGTCAAATATTCGAAAAGCGCATtgataatacaatatttgtataattagtGACACTTAAATGTAGATAACTaaagataaatttaaagatattGCTACGATTACGATTAAATACAGCCAGCTTTCTAGCAGCAAGTAGtgattgtggtatatttaacCAAAAATATTGTAGGACTTCAGCAGATTAGGATTACGTGACGAATATGtgttttttaattggtttCACCTAGATGAGACGACGCTTCGACCGAAttgaaattattcaatattattttgacTTGTCccattatcaaattatttcaaaattgagaTAAGAtaactttttttgttattttgctaTTAGTCTTATTATTTGATTGACAGCTGCAGGCTTTAAACTGAGATAATCCCAAAAATATGACTATATACTTATGCACCAACattaatttttggaaatttccTCAATATTTGACGCTGACAAGGTATTAAATGCAGACGATAAATCTTGTAGTGGAATTGAAACttatacacacacgcatacacacaaaaaatataatactttcATATGTATTTGCTAGGGAAATCGAATTCACATTGAAGAactaaacatattttattacttacctacaaacaaaacgaaacaaaaaagtatttgtaCACAAACCTAAGAAGTAACATTAAACGTGaccaaataatttaatattgtggAAGATTTTTCCCgagaaaagcgaaaagaacaagaattaaatacacatttaatATACACACGAGTAATACAAATAAACGCAAGTAAATACTGTAAGTAcaatacgtatacttaatttttctGACATTCCTGATAACTGAACTACGATAAAGACGTTGAACTAGAATTTCTGATTCAACTTCTGAAATCTTTTTTCTTTGTCTTCAGCATTAGTTCTCCGTTTAATCAAAAACTTATCTTTAAtgattataattgaaaaaaaagtcAACGGATTTGGTTTACATGTGTACTTTATTTATACGTAATAATGTATCAAAATGCAGAATACTTGTGCCTAGTGTAGTTTAGACATGATTTCGGGTTTTTTGGGGTATTATATCATCAGGAAGATTATCATATATGTTTAACaatagaataataattatgtacTCGTTATTCGTTGGCATAAAGCACAATGATCTATTATCGATTACCAGCAGCTAGGAAAATACTCGGAATAGAAATACGCGTCTGCTGCAGCTGCCCCTCACATGGATTCTAGAGACCTAATCCCAATATTTGCTCCTGCTTGTAGACACCATGATAGGCATTGCGAATTAGGACATAGGGGAAGCAGGACTCTAGGAGATCCATGGTGAGAAACGGTGATTGTTTGACAATCTCATCCAGCAGCAAATAGATGGACTCGCGATTGCGTGTCGCCTCCTTGTCCGATTCCTGCCCCAGACGCAGCAGCGATGAGCTGGCCAAAGCCAGGAATTCCTTCATGCGATCCTCCATATCGTTCTGTCCGCAAATGGTGAATAGCGCGCCGAAGATATTGTTAATCGCCGCCGACATGCAATGCGTGTTATTCGAGTGGCCATCAATGGTGGCCCGGTAAAAGGAATGCTCGTTGCGTGCCAACTTTGGTATGGAGACAGCCACAAAGACCATCAGTAGACAAGCAGTCAAGTGTTCACCCTCATCAAATTCGGGTTTCTTTGATTTGAGTGTGGTGGCCAGCGTGGGATCCACCTTGCACAGCAGACCAGCCGCTGAAGCCATCTCGGAGGCGATACGTATCTGATCGCCGCCTGGCAAATGCTCCTGAAAGTCCTTGACCGAGCTCAGCAGGAAGGGAATGCGTTTGTCCAGCACATCGACCAACGCCTCGTGCACCAGATTCCGGAAACAGATGATAACACCAATGATTGTCATGCGTTGCAGCACACGATCCACATCTTGCAGTCGCTTGAACTGCTCCTTCATCACTTCGGGCTTATCGAAGCTGGTGCGCAGTGTGATCAGCACCTCTTTGTTGGTGCCCACCAATGATTTGAGTTCCTGCACCTGGTTGGCAATGTGCCACATCAGAGTCTCATTCAAAGTCTTAATGCCATACGGACCAACGAGTTCAGCTAAAGCGCGCAGTTCGTTCAGATCAGAGAACTCCTGGGGATTGAAGGGCACCCAGCCTTCTGGTGAGATGGGTACAAATGCCTTCTGGTTAATTGAGAACACAATGTTTCCAGCGGAGACGCGACGGAGCAGCACCTCGCTGTACCAAGTGTTATAGAGAGCAGCAATGGTCTTCTCACCATGCGAATCCAGTGCCTGTGTCTGTTGTAACAGACAATTGTTGAAGACGCGAGTTATGTCGATGTGTACATAGTTTTCCACGGTCTGCAGGACATTCATGTAGGCGCGTACGCTGGCTAGCAGTTCAGAGGGCTTGGCAATCTCCATTGTCTCCTGGTTGAACATCACCATGCCAACCAAATCACGCGAGAAGCGATGCTCCAGATTCTGGCAGAGATATTCGCGCGGTGCAAAGGCAAACTCCCAGACATTGACAGTGGGGCAATAGTTGATGGCATAGCAGAGCTCCGTGAGCGCCATGTGCAGCTTATCCATTGTGGTTAGATCCTCGCGTGTTTTGCGATACGATTCGTCGCCCGGCTTGCGAATGTCATCGAAGTGCTTCGACTTAGATTTATCCTTCTTTTTGCGTGCCGATTGTACAGACAGTATCTTGGCACAGTGCTTGGGCAGCAAAGCATCGGCCATTGTGCATTGCTCATCGCAAATTGTGGTAATGATATTCTTTGCCTCCTTGGCCATCTCCTCCAGAAAGATGTTCACAACACTGAGAGAACGTTCGCGTATATGATGCCGTTCCTCGGGACACATCTCGTGCGTGCAGTTCTGGAAATGACTGCAGATCAACGGGAATGCAATGATGAAGCGATTCTGTGCCGGAAACTCGAGGCACATGTGAAACTGATCGTCAAACATTTTGCTATAGAAACAGAATATGCTCAGATCCGATGTCTCCACGAGTATCTCATCCAGATTGTCGACGACGCGCGTGTGGAACACCATCGAATCGAGCAGACGAGCTAGTTCAATATGCTCCGTGATGCGTAAAGCTGCTTTGCCCACACTCATGTATGTCTGCAGGCGGAACCAGTCCAGCCGGAAGGGTCTAAAGTAGAACAGTTCGTTGTCCTCCACCTGCTTGACGGTCAGGCCAGCAGCTGTGTTGTAGAGCGAGCTAAATATGATGCTCTCATCCTCGGGACACATTTGCAGACTCTGCATGCGTATGTTAAGATCCGTGGCATCGAAGCCCGATAAATATTGCACGTAATAGCGCTGCATAACCTGACTGTACTTGCGCACTAGAGCACGCAGCTCCTCCATGTGGAAGAGTAGCTCAGGCAGCTGCCGATCAACAAGATCCTCGTTACTCTTGCctgcaagaaaaaaaacacaattattattacactCTCAACTTTATAGTAAACTACAGAGACTCACCTTTGTGCTTCAACAGCGGCGGATTGTCGTTGTGCCGTAGCAGCCAGAGAATCTCGTCGCGAGCCAGACACAAACCAATGAAGATGAATATCGCCTTGGGACCCAACAAGCCCGGCTGATCCGTCATTATCAGTGCCAATTCCTTGAGCGCAGTGCGCAAGAATTTCCGACGCTCACGATGCATCAATGCTGCTTTCTGGACAGCCGTGTTGTAAGCTTCCTTCACCTCACCGATGCGCTTGCTGTAGCCCTTAATGCCGTCAAATGTGGACTGAATATATTGATGGATCTGCAGCACCTCATCGCGGAAAAGCGCCACAACCCAGCTGCTCTCTAGCGCTGACAGCCAGATCTTATTCACTTCCGGGTACTGACCCAGCATTTGATGATTCAACAATAGTCCAAAGATTATCCAACGATCCATAGCCTCCAGGGAAATGTACTCACATGACATTGTATCTGTGCGCACGGCTTTCA of Drosophila nasuta strain 15112-1781.00 chromosome 3, ASM2355853v1, whole genome shotgun sequence contains these proteins:
- the LOC132789346 gene encoding membrane-associated protein Hem; this encodes MARPIFPNQQKIAEKLIILNDRGLGILTRIYNIKKACGDTKSKPGFLSEKSLESSIKFIVKRFPNIDVKGLNAIVNIKAEIIKSLSLYYHTFVDLLDFKDNVCELLTTMDACQIHLDITLNFELTKNYLDLVVTYVSLMIVLSRVEDRKAVLGLYNAAYELQNNQADTGFPRLGQMILDYEVPLKKLGEEFIPHQRLLANALRSLTSIYALRNLPADKWREMQKLSLVGNPAILLKAVRTDTMSCEYISLEAMDRWIIFGLLLNHQMLGQYPEVNKIWLSALESSWVVALFRDEVLQIHQYIQSTFDGIKGYSKRIGEVKEAYNTAVQKAALMHRERRKFLRTALKELALIMTDQPGLLGPKAIFIFIGLCLARDEILWLLRHNDNPPLLKHKGKSNEDLVDRQLPELLFHMEELRALVRKYSQVMQRYYVQYLSGFDATDLNIRMQSLQMCPEDESIIFSSLYNTAAGLTVKQVEDNELFYFRPFRLDWFRLQTYMSVGKAALRITEHIELARLLDSMVFHTRVVDNLDEILVETSDLSIFCFYSKMFDDQFHMCLEFPAQNRFIIAFPLICSHFQNCTHEMCPEERHHIRERSLSVVNIFLEEMAKEAKNIITTICDEQCTMADALLPKHCAKILSVQSARKKKDKSKSKHFDDIRKPGDESYRKTREDLTTMDKLHMALTELCYAINYCPTVNVWEFAFAPREYLCQNLEHRFSRDLVGMVMFNQETMEIAKPSELLASVRAYMNVLQTVENYVHIDITRVFNNCLLQQTQALDSHGEKTIAALYNTWYSEVLLRRVSAGNIVFSINQKAFVPISPEGWVPFNPQEFSDLNELRALAELVGPYGIKTLNETLMWHIANQVQELKSLVGTNKEVLITLRTSFDKPEVMKEQFKRLQDVDRVLQRMTIIGVIICFRNLVHEALVDVLDKRIPFLLSSVKDFQEHLPGGDQIRIASEMASAAGLLCKVDPTLATTLKSKKPEFDEGEHLTACLLMVFVAVSIPKLARNEHSFYRATIDGHSNNTHCMSAAINNIFGALFTICGQNDMEDRMKEFLALASSSLLRLGQESDKEATRNRESIYLLLDEIVKQSPFLTMDLLESCFPYVLIRNAYHGVYKQEQILGLGL